From a region of the Agromyces ramosus genome:
- a CDS encoding EamA family transporter: MLTAVFSLTGALVFGAADFLGGLAAKRVSSILATAVAALSGLIVLLAAYPVLGGAWSPHDMWWGVLSGLIGAVAISLLYACLAIGPMSILSPLTAVVSAVVPMLWGLLVAGERLAVLGYWALGVALVAVVLVGFVPEKGAVRPSPRGVLMAVGSGVAIGGFFITIDQTSDESGVVPLILNRGVTATIMFTVLGVLALAAVARARARSRQRTGEPTVAMAHGERMPHPAPAPDTLAMPPAPDPDPRRISDTAAGVRLAIACGVVDVVANTLLLLGIRAGDLSVAAVLGAMYPAGTILLAALVLKERIAPVQYVGLVLALAAAGMLAVA; this comes from the coding sequence ATGCTCACCGCCGTCTTCTCGCTCACCGGTGCACTGGTCTTCGGAGCTGCCGACTTCCTCGGCGGGCTCGCCGCGAAACGCGTGAGCTCGATCCTCGCGACCGCCGTCGCCGCCCTCTCGGGCCTGATCGTGCTCCTCGCCGCCTACCCGGTGCTCGGCGGCGCCTGGAGCCCTCACGACATGTGGTGGGGCGTGCTCTCGGGCCTCATCGGCGCCGTCGCGATCTCGCTGCTCTACGCGTGCCTGGCGATCGGGCCGATGAGCATCCTCTCGCCGCTCACCGCCGTGGTGTCGGCGGTGGTGCCGATGCTCTGGGGACTCCTCGTCGCGGGCGAACGCCTCGCCGTGCTGGGATACTGGGCGCTGGGCGTCGCGCTCGTCGCGGTGGTACTCGTCGGCTTCGTGCCCGAGAAGGGCGCCGTGCGGCCGAGCCCGCGCGGCGTCCTCATGGCGGTCGGTTCGGGCGTCGCGATCGGCGGCTTCTTCATCACGATCGACCAGACCTCCGACGAGAGCGGCGTCGTGCCGCTCATCCTGAACCGCGGCGTGACCGCCACGATCATGTTCACCGTGCTCGGCGTGCTCGCGCTGGCGGCCGTCGCGCGTGCCCGGGCGAGATCCCGGCAGCGCACGGGCGAGCCGACCGTCGCGATGGCCCACGGCGAGCGGATGCCGCATCCCGCTCCCGCTCCCGACACGCTCGCGATGCCCCCGGCCCCGGACCCGGACCCGCGCCGAATCTCCGACACCGCCGCCGGCGTGCGCCTCGCGATCGCGTGCGGCGTCGTCGACGTCGTGGCGAACACGCTGCTGCTCCTCGGCATCCGCGCAGGCGACCTCTCGGTGGCCGCGGTGCTCGGCGCGATGTATCCGGCGGGCACGATCCTGCTGGCGGCGCTCGTGCTGAAGGAGCGCATCGCGCCCGTGCAGTACGTGGGCCTCGTGCTCGCGCTCGCCGCGGCGGGAATGCTCGCCGTCGCCTGA
- a CDS encoding DUF7144 family membrane protein: MSEVSVRPAGVTVVAVVAWISGALEILGGIILLFQAGDESVAAAFGGSGGLWAAAIGSIIIGIVIVVVAFGLLRGNTAARMIVTVVEVLSIIGSLFLAFAYLGSAVGEWAGIVVSLIVLLLLWTRRASAFFNS, encoded by the coding sequence ATGTCTGAAGTTTCAGTTCGGCCGGCCGGAGTCACGGTCGTGGCCGTGGTGGCGTGGATCTCGGGAGCACTCGAGATCCTCGGCGGCATCATCCTGCTCTTCCAAGCCGGCGACGAATCCGTCGCCGCGGCGTTCGGTGGCTCCGGTGGGTTGTGGGCCGCCGCGATCGGATCGATCATCATCGGCATCGTCATCGTCGTGGTCGCGTTCGGCCTGCTCCGCGGCAACACGGCGGCCCGCATGATCGTGACGGTCGTCGAGGTGCTGTCGATCATCGGCTCGCTCTTCCTCGCGTTCGCCTATCTCGGTTCGGCAGTCGGCGAATGGGCGGGCATCGTGGTGTCCCTCATCGTGCTGCTCCTCCTCTGGACGCGCCGCGCCAGCGCGTTCTTCAACAGCTGA
- a CDS encoding DUF7144 family membrane protein, with amino-acid sequence MTSQPEQRMRATRPGGVTLVAVLTWISGLLDVLGGTILLFQTSVAATVEQFGGASQLIASAIFTIAVGVVVLAIAGGLLRGSPTARVVVTVFQVLSIVSGVFLAIAYPAGAIGEYIGIAFALVIIALLWSGRANAFFRR; translated from the coding sequence ATGACCTCGCAACCGGAGCAGCGCATGCGTGCGACCCGCCCAGGCGGCGTGACGCTCGTCGCCGTGCTCACCTGGATCTCCGGTCTGCTCGACGTGCTCGGCGGCACGATCCTGCTCTTCCAGACGAGCGTCGCTGCGACCGTCGAGCAGTTCGGCGGCGCGAGCCAGCTGATCGCCTCGGCGATCTTCACGATCGCCGTCGGCGTCGTGGTCCTCGCGATCGCGGGTGGACTGCTGCGGGGAAGTCCGACCGCACGCGTGGTGGTCACCGTCTTCCAGGTGCTCTCGATCGTCAGCGGCGTGTTCCTCGCGATCGCCTATCCGGCGGGCGCGATCGGGGAGTACATCGGCATCGCGTTCGCCCTCGTCATCATCGCGCTGCTCTGGAGCGGGCGGGCGAACGCGTTCTTCCGGCGCTGA
- a CDS encoding acyl-CoA dehydrogenase family protein, whose product MVDTASRTTAKQSHARERSAETTTPKQTRTAASAPAPVANRDRDLTGANGSRVDIAALGRQLLGTWADIRIAARKRAANPELQRIDGQSMEEHRERVLGQLKLLVGDGAVHRAFPSSLGGHDDHGGNIAGFEELVLADPSLQIKAGVQWGLFGAAVLHLGTEYHHTTFLPDIMSLKVPGAFAMTETGHGSDVAAIGTTATYDEAKQQFVINTPFRGAWKDYLGNAAVHGTAAVVFAQLITKGVNHGVHAFYVPLRNTKGGFLKGIGGEDDGLKGGLNGIDNGRLHFTNVRVPRANLLNRYGSVAEDGTYSSPIASPGRRFFTMLGTLVQGRVSLDGAATNAAAMALAIAITYGNQRRQFNAGSDTDEEVLLDYQRHQRRLLPKLATTYAQIFAHDEFLVKFDAVFSGESDTDDDRQDLETMAAALKPLSTWHALETLQEAREASGGAGFLAENRMVGLRQDLDIYVTFEGDNNVLLQLVAKRLLTDYSKQFAKAGAGVMARYVVQQTADRAYHGTGLRRVAQTIADFGSTARSVTSLRDENTQRELLTDRVEEMIAEIAGRLREARKLPKAEAAAVFNRNQNELIEAARAHAELLQWEAFTRGLANTSDPGTKQVLTWMRDLFGLGLLEKHLAWYLIHGRLSPQRAQAVSAYIDRLVERLRPHAQDLVDAFGYAPEHLRAKIASGAEQQRQDEARAYYAAQRAAGTLPVPEKSKK is encoded by the coding sequence ATGGTTGACACGGCATCACGCACGACTGCGAAGCAGAGCCACGCGCGCGAGCGTTCGGCAGAGACGACGACTCCGAAGCAGACCCGCACCGCGGCATCCGCCCCCGCCCCCGTCGCGAACCGCGATCGCGACCTCACCGGAGCGAACGGCTCGAGGGTCGATATCGCTGCGCTCGGGCGCCAGCTGCTCGGCACCTGGGCCGACATCCGCATCGCCGCGCGCAAGCGCGCCGCGAACCCCGAGCTGCAGCGCATCGATGGCCAGTCGATGGAGGAGCACCGCGAGCGCGTGCTCGGCCAGCTCAAGCTCCTGGTCGGCGACGGCGCCGTGCACCGGGCCTTCCCGTCGTCGCTCGGCGGTCATGACGACCACGGCGGCAACATCGCCGGGTTCGAGGAGCTCGTCCTCGCCGATCCGAGCCTGCAGATCAAGGCGGGCGTGCAGTGGGGCCTCTTCGGTGCGGCGGTGCTGCACCTCGGCACCGAGTACCACCACACGACCTTCCTCCCCGACATCATGTCGCTCAAGGTGCCGGGCGCGTTCGCGATGACCGAGACAGGTCACGGCTCGGATGTCGCGGCCATCGGCACGACCGCGACCTACGACGAGGCCAAGCAGCAGTTCGTCATCAACACCCCGTTCCGCGGAGCGTGGAAGGACTACCTCGGCAACGCCGCGGTGCACGGCACGGCCGCCGTGGTCTTCGCGCAGCTCATCACCAAGGGCGTGAACCACGGCGTCCACGCGTTCTACGTGCCGCTCCGCAACACCAAGGGCGGGTTCCTGAAGGGCATCGGCGGCGAAGACGACGGGCTGAAGGGCGGCCTGAACGGCATCGACAACGGGCGTCTCCACTTCACGAATGTGCGCGTGCCGCGCGCGAACCTGCTGAACCGCTACGGCTCGGTCGCCGAAGACGGCACGTACTCGAGCCCCATCGCAAGCCCCGGCCGCCGCTTCTTCACGATGCTCGGCACACTCGTGCAGGGCCGCGTCTCTCTCGATGGCGCTGCGACGAATGCGGCCGCGATGGCCCTCGCCATCGCGATCACCTACGGCAACCAGCGCCGTCAGTTCAACGCAGGCAGCGACACCGACGAAGAGGTGCTGCTCGACTACCAGCGTCACCAGCGCCGGCTGCTGCCCAAGCTCGCCACGACCTACGCGCAGATCTTCGCCCACGACGAGTTCCTCGTGAAGTTCGACGCCGTGTTCTCGGGCGAGAGCGACACCGACGACGACCGCCAGGACCTCGAGACCATGGCAGCCGCGCTGAAGCCGCTCTCGACGTGGCACGCCCTCGAGACGCTGCAGGAGGCACGCGAGGCGAGCGGCGGCGCGGGCTTCCTCGCCGAGAACCGAATGGTCGGCCTCCGCCAAGACCTCGACATCTACGTCACCTTCGAGGGCGACAACAACGTGCTGCTGCAGCTCGTTGCCAAGCGCCTGCTCACCGACTACTCCAAGCAGTTCGCGAAGGCCGGCGCCGGCGTCATGGCCCGCTACGTCGTGCAGCAGACGGCCGACCGTGCGTACCACGGCACGGGCCTGCGTCGGGTCGCCCAGACGATCGCCGACTTCGGCTCGACCGCGCGGTCGGTGACCTCGCTTCGCGATGAGAACACGCAGCGCGAGCTGCTCACCGACCGGGTCGAGGAGATGATCGCCGAGATCGCCGGCCGCCTCCGCGAGGCTCGCAAGTTGCCGAAGGCCGAAGCCGCCGCGGTGTTCAACCGCAACCAGAACGAGCTCATCGAAGCGGCTCGTGCGCACGCCGAGCTGCTGCAGTGGGAGGCGTTCACGCGCGGTCTGGCGAACACGTCCGACCCGGGCACGAAGCAGGTGCTCACCTGGATGCGTGACCTCTTCGGTCTGGGCCTGCTTGAGAAGCACCTCGCCTGGTACCTCATCCACGGACGACTCTCGCCCCAGCGCGCACAGGCGGTGTCGGCGTACATCGACCGCCTGGTCGAGCGGCTCCGCCCGCACGCGCAGGATCTCGTCGACGCGTTCGGCTACGCTCCCGAGCACCTTCGCGCGAAGATCGCGTCGGGTGCCGAGCAGCAGCGCCAAGACGAGGCACGTGCGTACTACGCGGCCCAGCGCGCGGCCGGCACGCTGCCCGTGCCCGAGAAGTCGAAAAAGTAG
- the recQ gene encoding DNA helicase RecQ, translating to MSWSAEPEWTEEVPWDPDEFAPPPDDEFAPPAPAEWTAPAPVGAGAAPSQAPVRGIPAAPRFATAAEALHTVFGYDSFRGEQAEIIDQVVGGGDAVVLMPTGGGKSLCYQIPSLLREGTGVVVSPLIALMHDQVDALVRNGVRAAYLNSSQQPTERAAVERAYLAGELDLLYIAPERLNSEPVKRFLEGGRVALFAIDEAHCVAQWGHDFRPDYLALSDLADRWPDVPRIALTATATDATHREITSRLSLEGAKHFVSSFDRPNIQYRIAPKIEVRKQLLDFVRSEGVDAAGTPVSGIVYALSRASTEKLAAFLAANGVNALPYHAGLDAGLRRRTQERFLREDGVVIVATIAFGMGIDKPDVRFVAHVDLPKSVEGYYQETGRAGRDGAPATAWLAYGLQDVVQQRRMIDESPGDLAHRRRLAQHLDAMLALCETVQCRRQNLLGYFGQPSEPCGNCDTCLEPPASWDGTVPAQKLMSTIVRLQRERRQKFGAGHLIDILRGKETPRVRQYDHDALATWSIGGDLSEQQWRGVVRQLLAQGLLATHGEYGTLTVTDEASAVLSGARSVMLRTEPERVGRSRGAKAASVAADLEPVQAELFEQLRAWRAGEAREQGVPAYIVFGDATLRAVAVARPASLADLDGITGIGAKKLEAYGEALLAVVAAA from the coding sequence GTGAGCTGGAGCGCCGAACCCGAATGGACCGAGGAGGTCCCTTGGGACCCCGACGAGTTCGCACCGCCGCCTGACGACGAGTTCGCACCGCCGGCGCCCGCCGAATGGACGGCGCCGGCACCGGTCGGGGCGGGCGCAGCGCCGTCGCAAGCTCCGGTCCGAGGCATCCCCGCCGCGCCGCGTTTCGCCACGGCAGCCGAGGCGCTCCACACGGTCTTCGGCTACGACAGCTTCCGTGGTGAGCAGGCCGAGATCATCGACCAGGTCGTCGGCGGTGGCGACGCCGTGGTGCTCATGCCCACCGGCGGCGGCAAGAGCCTCTGCTACCAGATCCCCTCACTCCTTCGCGAGGGCACGGGCGTCGTCGTGTCGCCGCTCATCGCGCTCATGCACGACCAGGTCGATGCGCTCGTGCGCAACGGCGTGCGCGCCGCGTACCTCAACTCGAGCCAGCAGCCGACCGAGCGTGCCGCGGTCGAGCGCGCCTACCTCGCGGGCGAGCTCGACCTGCTCTACATCGCCCCCGAGCGCCTCAACTCCGAGCCGGTCAAGCGATTCCTCGAGGGTGGTCGCGTGGCGCTCTTCGCCATCGACGAGGCGCACTGCGTCGCCCAGTGGGGCCATGACTTCCGCCCCGACTACCTCGCGCTCTCCGACCTCGCCGACCGCTGGCCCGACGTGCCGCGCATCGCGCTCACAGCGACCGCCACCGATGCCACCCACCGTGAGATCACGTCGCGACTCTCGCTCGAAGGCGCGAAGCACTTCGTGTCGAGCTTCGACCGGCCGAACATCCAGTACCGCATCGCACCCAAGATCGAGGTGCGCAAACAGCTCCTCGACTTCGTGCGCAGCGAGGGCGTCGACGCTGCGGGTACGCCGGTCTCGGGCATCGTCTACGCGCTGTCCCGCGCGAGCACCGAGAAGCTCGCCGCATTCCTCGCTGCCAACGGCGTGAACGCGCTGCCGTACCACGCCGGGCTCGATGCGGGACTCCGTCGACGCACGCAAGAGCGGTTCCTCCGCGAAGACGGCGTCGTCATCGTCGCGACGATCGCGTTCGGCATGGGCATCGACAAGCCCGATGTGCGGTTCGTCGCCCACGTCGACCTTCCGAAGTCGGTCGAGGGCTACTACCAGGAGACCGGCCGCGCGGGCCGTGACGGCGCGCCGGCGACAGCGTGGCTCGCGTACGGCCTGCAAGATGTCGTGCAACAGCGTCGCATGATCGACGAGAGCCCCGGCGACCTCGCGCACCGCCGTCGCCTCGCGCAGCATCTCGACGCGATGCTCGCGCTCTGCGAGACGGTGCAGTGCCGGCGGCAGAACCTCCTCGGCTACTTCGGGCAGCCGAGCGAACCGTGCGGCAACTGCGACACGTGCCTCGAGCCACCGGCCTCCTGGGACGGCACCGTTCCCGCGCAGAAGCTCATGTCGACGATCGTGCGCCTGCAGCGCGAGCGCCGGCAGAAGTTCGGTGCCGGGCACCTGATCGACATCCTCCGCGGCAAAGAGACGCCCCGCGTCCGCCAGTACGACCATGATGCACTCGCCACGTGGTCGATCGGCGGCGACCTCAGCGAGCAGCAATGGCGGGGCGTCGTGCGCCAGCTGCTCGCGCAGGGACTGCTCGCCACGCACGGCGAGTACGGCACCCTCACCGTCACCGACGAGGCATCCGCCGTGCTCTCGGGCGCCCGCAGCGTCATGCTGCGCACCGAACCCGAGCGCGTTGGCCGATCGCGCGGAGCGAAGGCGGCGTCCGTCGCGGCCGACCTCGAGCCGGTCCAGGCCGAGCTCTTCGAGCAGCTGCGCGCCTGGCGCGCCGGCGAGGCGCGCGAACAGGGCGTGCCGGCCTACATCGTGTTCGGCGATGCGACGCTGCGCGCCGTCGCAGTCGCGCGTCCGGCGAGCCTCGCCGACCTCGACGGCATTACCGGCATCGGCGCGAAGAAGCTCGAAGCCTATGGTGAGGCGCTGCTCGCGGTCGTCGCCGCGGCCTGA
- a CDS encoding ExeM/NucH family extracellular endonuclease translates to MRRRTIHRLSAVAVAAAGTIVVGLMTAPPAFAAEPTHSIADVQGSGAATPIPSAQVVTVEGIVTGDHRTGGYRGIYLQTAGSGGATDATPGRSDGIFIFLANSNPAVAIGDKVRVTGRASEFNGVTQINGSAAGAVELVQAGVGVPAVTPLPATVLGSAREAFEGMLVRPTGTYRLVSSHNLQNFGELWTSAGSAMPVEAFETQAPGTTAANSITTANNNARLILDDGYSIRVDNAGHPGDQPYFTKDVVVRNGDAVNFPAGGSLLSFDFGNWRLQPPVPVTDASPAALKPTFTIGNPRPATTAPAVGGDITVAAFNVLNYFTTFSDDNPQARGAENAEEFAIQKSKIVAAINGLDADIVALQEIENSVKLGEAPDEALADLVAGLNSAAGSKVWDYVRTPAALHDAAITDFITNAIIFKPAVVKRSGEAQTIIDETVWDNAREPIAQTFKFGKQFVTVVANHFKSKTPPDPNQQPGQDAFNQDRVAQAQSLLTFANGLSEGRKNSVYLVGDFNSYAKEDPIKVFTDAGWSDLLFTKARGQYTYTFDGELGSLDHVIASPAATDKVTKAAVWPINSPEWSGREYWGPAAEAGTPFRSSDHDPIVVGVGTEGVPGTVDIDLVTVNDFHGRIEQSAPSGGIAALSSAVKQIRAENPNTVFAAAGDMIGASTFTSFIQNDVPTIEALNAAGLDVSAVGNHEFDQGFADLTDRVMPLALWEYLGANVYEKGTTTPALPEYFTQTFDGVTIGFIGAVTDELPSLVSPAGIADLTIGDPTEAANRVANQLSDGKKANGEADIVVLLVHEGAATTDIASATDPASRFGKIVLGANDNVDAIVSGHTHLAYNHVIDGRPVISSGQYGERFSRMDIQYDKSSKTFTMKNEIFNLMDGTTPLYPNDPAVQPIVDEAVAVANVLGSQVLGTATADFGRAVASNPVGAPSFPENRGGESTLGNLVADVQLWSLNQDRPAANQVAIAFMNPGGLRADLASGEVTYREAADVQPFANTLVTLNLTGAQVKQVLEEQWQPAGASRPFLKLGVNKELEYTYNPAGAAGNRITEILLNGVPIDPAATYLVGANSFLASGGDNFFTLGAGTNKADSGKIDLESMVDYFAAQPSNTISPDTAQRAVGVQVVGDGTYAPGELVTVNLSSLDFSRTEPAAGTVVVSLGGVQLDTSPVDRAYTPTVDEIGKATVEFTVPAGATGPTRFDITVPSTGTTSSFVLNIG, encoded by the coding sequence ATGCGACGTCGCACCATCCATCGCCTGTCAGCCGTGGCGGTCGCCGCGGCCGGCACCATCGTGGTCGGACTCATGACCGCTCCACCGGCCTTCGCGGCCGAGCCCACCCACTCGATCGCCGACGTGCAGGGCTCCGGCGCCGCCACGCCGATCCCGTCGGCGCAGGTCGTCACCGTCGAGGGCATCGTCACCGGCGATCACCGCACCGGCGGCTATCGGGGCATCTATCTGCAGACCGCAGGGTCAGGCGGTGCGACGGATGCCACGCCCGGCCGTTCCGACGGCATCTTCATCTTCCTCGCCAACAGCAACCCGGCCGTCGCCATCGGCGACAAGGTGCGCGTCACCGGCCGTGCGAGCGAGTTCAACGGCGTGACGCAGATCAACGGGTCCGCGGCGGGGGCCGTCGAGCTCGTGCAAGCCGGCGTCGGCGTGCCCGCCGTGACTCCACTGCCCGCGACCGTGCTCGGCAGCGCCCGTGAGGCGTTCGAGGGCATGCTCGTGCGGCCCACCGGTACCTACCGCCTCGTCTCCAGCCACAACCTGCAGAACTTCGGCGAGCTGTGGACCAGCGCCGGCTCCGCGATGCCCGTCGAGGCATTCGAGACGCAGGCTCCCGGCACGACGGCCGCGAACTCCATCACGACCGCCAACAACAACGCCCGGCTGATCCTCGACGACGGCTACAGCATCCGCGTCGACAACGCCGGCCACCCCGGCGATCAGCCGTACTTCACGAAAGACGTCGTGGTCCGCAACGGCGACGCGGTGAACTTCCCGGCCGGCGGATCCCTGCTCAGCTTCGACTTCGGCAATTGGCGCCTGCAGCCGCCGGTTCCCGTCACCGACGCGAGCCCGGCCGCACTGAAGCCCACGTTCACGATCGGCAACCCGCGTCCCGCCACGACGGCTCCCGCCGTCGGCGGCGACATCACCGTCGCAGCCTTCAACGTGCTCAACTACTTCACGACGTTCTCCGACGACAACCCGCAGGCCCGCGGCGCCGAGAACGCTGAAGAGTTCGCCATCCAGAAGTCGAAGATCGTCGCCGCCATCAACGGCCTCGACGCCGACATCGTCGCGCTGCAGGAGATCGAGAACTCGGTGAAGCTCGGCGAGGCGCCCGACGAGGCGCTCGCCGACCTGGTGGCGGGCCTGAACTCCGCCGCCGGTTCCAAGGTGTGGGACTACGTGCGCACGCCCGCCGCGCTGCACGACGCCGCCATCACCGACTTCATCACGAACGCGATCATCTTCAAGCCGGCGGTCGTGAAGCGCTCCGGCGAGGCGCAGACCATCATCGACGAGACCGTGTGGGACAACGCTCGCGAGCCGATCGCCCAGACGTTCAAGTTCGGCAAGCAGTTCGTGACCGTGGTCGCGAACCACTTCAAGTCGAAGACGCCGCCCGACCCGAACCAGCAGCCCGGCCAAGACGCGTTCAACCAGGATCGGGTCGCCCAGGCGCAGTCGCTCCTGACCTTCGCGAACGGCCTCTCCGAGGGACGCAAGAACTCGGTCTACCTCGTCGGCGACTTCAACTCCTACGCCAAGGAGGACCCCATCAAGGTGTTCACCGATGCCGGCTGGAGCGACCTCCTCTTCACGAAGGCCCGCGGACAGTACACGTACACGTTCGACGGCGAGCTCGGCTCGCTCGACCACGTGATCGCGTCGCCGGCCGCGACCGACAAGGTGACGAAGGCCGCCGTGTGGCCGATCAACTCGCCCGAGTGGTCGGGTCGCGAGTACTGGGGTCCTGCCGCCGAGGCCGGAACGCCCTTCCGCTCGAGCGACCACGACCCGATCGTCGTGGGCGTCGGCACCGAAGGGGTGCCTGGCACCGTCGACATCGACCTCGTGACCGTGAACGACTTCCACGGTCGCATCGAGCAGTCGGCCCCGTCGGGCGGCATCGCGGCGCTCTCGAGCGCGGTGAAGCAGATCCGCGCCGAGAACCCGAACACGGTGTTCGCGGCGGCGGGCGACATGATCGGCGCGTCGACGTTCACGTCCTTCATCCAGAACGACGTGCCGACGATCGAAGCGCTGAACGCGGCCGGACTCGACGTCAGCGCCGTGGGCAACCACGAGTTCGACCAGGGCTTCGCCGACCTCACCGATCGGGTGATGCCGCTCGCGCTCTGGGAGTACCTCGGTGCGAACGTCTATGAGAAGGGCACGACCACGCCGGCCCTGCCCGAGTACTTCACGCAGACGTTCGACGGCGTGACCATCGGCTTCATCGGTGCGGTCACCGACGAGCTTCCGTCGCTGGTCAGCCCGGCCGGTATCGCCGACCTGACGATCGGCGACCCCACCGAGGCGGCGAACCGCGTGGCGAACCAGCTGAGCGACGGCAAGAAGGCGAACGGTGAGGCCGACATCGTCGTGCTGCTCGTGCACGAGGGTGCGGCGACGACCGACATCGCGTCGGCCACCGATCCGGCTTCGCGCTTCGGCAAGATCGTGCTCGGCGCCAACGACAACGTCGACGCGATCGTCTCGGGTCACACCCACCTCGCCTACAACCACGTGATCGACGGTCGCCCGGTGATCTCGAGCGGCCAGTACGGCGAGCGGTTCTCCCGCATGGACATCCAGTACGACAAGTCCAGCAAGACCTTCACGATGAAGAACGAGATCTTCAACCTGATGGACGGCACGACGCCGCTCTACCCGAACGACCCGGCGGTTCAGCCGATCGTCGACGAGGCGGTCGCCGTCGCCAACGTGCTCGGCAGCCAGGTGCTCGGCACCGCAACGGCGGACTTCGGTCGGGCCGTTGCGTCGAACCCCGTCGGCGCCCCGTCGTTCCCTGAGAACCGCGGCGGAGAGTCGACCCTGGGCAACCTCGTGGCCGACGTGCAACTCTGGTCGCTGAACCAGGATCGGCCGGCGGCCAACCAGGTGGCCATCGCGTTCATGAATCCCGGAGGCCTGCGAGCCGACCTGGCGTCGGGTGAGGTCACCTATCGTGAGGCGGCCGACGTGCAGCCGTTCGCCAACACGCTGGTGACGCTGAACCTCACCGGCGCGCAGGTCAAGCAGGTGCTTGAAGAGCAGTGGCAGCCTGCGGGTGCCTCGCGTCCGTTCCTCAAGCTCGGCGTGAACAAGGAGCTCGAGTACACCTACAACCCGGCCGGCGCCGCGGGCAACCGCATCACGGAGATCCTGCTCAACGGGGTCCCGATCGATCCGGCCGCAACCTACCTTGTGGGTGCGAACTCGTTCCTCGCGTCGGGTGGAGACAACTTCTTCACCCTCGGAGCGGGCACGAACAAGGCCGACAGCGGCAAGATCGACCTCGAGTCGATGGTCGACTACTTCGCCGCGCAGCCGTCGAACACGATCTCGCCCGACACCGCGCAGCGCGCTGTCGGCGTGCAGGTCGTCGGCGACGGCACCTACGCGCCGGGCGAGCTCGTGACGGTCAACCTGTCGTCGCTCGACTTCAGCCGCACCGAGCCGGCCGCCGGCACGGTCGTGGTGTCGCTCGGTGGAGTCCAGCTCGACACCTCCCCGGTCGATCGGGCCTACACGCCGACGGTCGACGAGATCGGCAAGGCGACCGTGGAGTTCACGGTCCCGGCCGGCGCAACGGGGCCGACGAGGTTCGACATCACGGTTCCCTCGACCGGAACGACGAGTTCGTTCGTGCTGAACATCGGCTGA